CATGTTGTTGATGTTGTCTGAAAAGTGGGATGAACTCAAAATAAGAGAAAGTGGGTACGACCGCAAATGTAACATTCTCAGGCGGCAGACAAGGATCGACATTAACCCCAATCCAACTCTCTGTCGATCCATAATCCCCACTCACCAACGGCAACCTCCCCGCATAGCgtctcaatttcttcaaatacGGCTGAATAGACCCCGTCATTATGGAGTAAACATACTTACAATTCGGCCATAGCTTCGGAACCAAATCCAACCAATCCTGTCTCTCGAGCTCTTCACAAACAGCTCCAATTTTCGCCCCAAGAATTGGGTTTGGACTAATGATGTTCAAAACAGCCTTACGGATTTCAGGAAGAGTAATTCTAGAGCAGAGTGTGGCATGGGTAATGTCGTGACAGATTTGAGGCCAACAATCTTCCAATTCATTGAAGGCTTGGACTATGGTGTAAGCGAAAGTTGAGGTAACAAACTCGACTTGGTCGGAGAAGAACAGCCCCAATAGAAGATGACAGTAAGTGGATTGCTTGTAATCACCGCCGGAAATGACTTCTTGTGGGCTGCAAGTGAAGGATTTGGTTTTGAGCtgcttgattttgaattgCTCACTGGCGTAGTAATGGGTTGTGGCTGTGCCGGTGGTTATGCCTCCTTTGGTTTTGGTCTGTTTACTACTGTAAATGAACTCCAAAATCCTGCCTCCTTCCCTTGTGGGATAAACCCTAGTTGTGATTAAGCGATTCTTTAATGTGTTGCAAGAAAAGGGTAActcaaaaaaatgaagattctGACCATATTGCATTGGTACCTGGATCTATAAGCAGCAGCTATACGAAAGATGAGAAGGGTAGTCTGCGCACTATGTGGAGTGAAGGGCACGTACTTTTGTCGGCCTTCGGTGGTGCCAGAACTGCAGCGGCGTAATGATATGATTTGTAATAAAGAGGGGATTCATAAAATGCAAGTGAAAATGTTGAAGAAGGGTGTACCttaaagagagagtttgaaTGGGTTGTTGAGTAAGCAAAGGGGAAGAGTCACCATCGGCGATTCGTTGAAGAAAAGGCTCGAAATCAGCGTGGGAAGAAAGGGGGACTAAGGAAGTGAAGAGGGATTCCAATGCAAAGTCATCAGGAATTTGATGGATATTGACATCTCCAAGCCATTGGTTTAGATACTCCACGCCACAATTCTGGCG
The Cucurbita pepo subsp. pepo cultivar mu-cu-16 chromosome LG16, ASM280686v2, whole genome shotgun sequence genome window above contains:
- the LOC111776981 gene encoding indole-3-acetic acid-amido synthetase GH3.10, yielding MFEEVEDMVDWFERVSSEAGVAQLRTLREILRQNCGVEYLNQWLGDVNIHQIPDDFALESLFTSLVPLSSHADFEPFLQRIADGDSSPLLTQQPIQTLSLSSGTTEGRQKYVPFTPHSAQTTLLIFRIAAAYRSRVYPTREGGRILEFIYSSKQTKTKGGITTGTATTHYYASEQFKIKQLKTKSFTCSPQEVISGGDYKQSTYCHLLLGLFFSDQVEFVTSTFAYTIVQAFNELEDCWPQICHDITHATLCSRITLPEIRKAVLNIISPNPILGAKIGAVCEELERQDWLDLVPKLWPNCKYVYSIMTGSIQPYLKKLRRYAGRLPLVSGDYGSTESWIGVNVDPCLPPENVTFAVVPTFSYFEFIPLFRQHQQHDCGSSSVAAFDDFLEGQPLPLSQVKIGQQYELVLTTFTGLYRCRLGDVVEVAGFHNKTPKLNFICRRKLVLTVNIDKNTEKDLQLVVERGSQLLADQSGAELVDFTSHADLTNQPGHYVIFWEVKGHVEDAVLGHCCSEMDAAFVDYGYVVSRRSNTIGPLELRIVERGSFNKIMEHYIGNGAALSQFKTPRCTTNQVLLTILNLSTVKAFHSTAYG